In Conger conger chromosome 5, fConCon1.1, whole genome shotgun sequence, the DNA window TTCACCAGCTTGGCCTCTGGGCTGGACTGCTCCTCGTATTCCTGGCAGGGCCGAGGGCAAACATACGCCATTAAACACGTAGGATCGGGTGGATTTTGACTGGCTCGTGAAAGCTGGCCGGACCGAATGAACTCACGCTCCACAGGTCATAGATTTCTTTCCTCATGCCTTCCTGGAGCAGCCCGGTCAGGTGCTTCATAGCCTCCTAGAAAATAAGGCTACCTTGAAGGACACACTGCACAACCTAACACACTGTACATTAGATACTACAAATTTAAAAAGCTATTTCTCATCAATGGAGACAGACAACATTACAACAATAAAATGATATAGCCTATTTTTAAATTGCATATTTTTATGCAATTACAGATTCAACTCAATCATGTGCATGGATACAAAATTGAAAACCAGAATCCAAAAGTAATTAGATAATGTATACTTTTCTTAAAATCCATTCCAAACGAATACACACCTGCAAATTGTTTTACTGTTCAGTTGAAGCTGAATACCTTCAAAATAGAAAATTGTGAATTACCCCCGCTTTGGTCCAGGAGAGTACTATCACTGACTATTGACATTTCTATAGTAAGCAGAGCTTTAAAGATCTCACAAAAAATCAACTATTCTATTCTGGTTCCAAAATACATATAAGCACGATGACATGGCATTTAGTGGGTTTGCTTGGATAACTGACCTTTTCCCTTCTATGCTTCTCAGCTTTGCTGATGTTATCTGCTGGAGCAATATCACCCACGATACACTCTGCCATATCATGGACCAAGGCCAACTTCATGCATCTGCATTTTAAAGGGAAATATTGTTTTAGAGGTTACACATTACTTCAGGTGAAACATATGACAGCCAACAAGCAAGCAAATAAGTTGCCAACCTGTCCCTGTTGATGTTGCGGTCTGTGATGGTGAAAGCCATCATTGACATTCTGTACATGTGATCTGATACACTTTCCGGTTGTTTGACATTTCTGTACACCCAGCCTGTCCGTGGTACGCGCTACATGGATGAACAATAGAAATACCATTATGCAGTTCAATGTGAAAGACAGACAAAACACATTAGTCTATGCAAATAAGTTACATACTTCTTGGCTAACTTATGTGGCTAACGTAAGATAACTTATCTCACAAACTTGAGCATTAACTAAGCAGGGCAAACAAATGTTAATTTTGCGAACATGGCTAATCGGTTACCCTTCACCAATTAATATAATTCCATTCTTGATTTTAAACGATGTCTTACTTTTAACTGTCCAATCAGTTTCATGAATTGTAGCATATTGCACGTATTGCCTGCCGGACCATTGGCAGCCATTACTCAGACAGTGAACCGGAAGTAAATAGAAAGACAacaactgaattgaattgaaagaaaaataatgtcaTGAAAATTACCAGTAGAGGGCAGGCTCTACCAAGGGAGCGGAGACAGACTTGCGGTGTGGGCAGTTTGAGAGAATCTCTCAAGCTTTaacccaccacccccaccccatgtTAAATACTGTATTTGTTGCCATAAGTTGAACTAGCTCTTCtaagaaatacaaatatacaaagtTACTTTCAATTTGTACTTTTCACTCAGTAAGTACAAAAACTATCATTTTCCCTTTAGAAGTTTTGTCCTTGCCATGTATTCATGCACACAATGTTTCCCCTCCAAAAGTGATTAGGACTCCATTCAGAGAGCATCACAAACAtgtatgtgaacacacacacacacacacacagacagacaccgtgaaatgttaaaactgaaaatgattcAAGCTCAGTCCATTAGAGTAATTTATTGCACAGCCAGAAGCTGTAGTGTACAGGCTGTGTATAATTGTAAGCTACTGATTacaaattcattttcaaaccTATCTCCATGTCAAAAGAGGTGAAACTAagatcaagaaaataaaaagggggttaaaaaaataaatagatttttatagAAGAAATCCAATTCTACTCTGTGAAAAGTGTTACACAAACGTACACAGTTCTCCAGTGGATTGGTGTGGCCATTACTTGCATAAACACAATTTCATTCTTTCAATTTCAGCAATGGCTGAAATCTCCAAATTGTGTCGGTGAAGAAAGAAACTAACACTTACATTTCTCAATGTATACCACCATACCACTAACTGGAAAAATGAATTGTACAATCCATTGTGGCAGagttctctccctgtttctctatTACTATCGCAagcaaacagagcaaaacaaaTTATGACTCAAAAATATTGTTCTTATAACTTATATTTCCCTAAATCCTGCAGTCCAAATGACGTTTGCCCATGTATGACATATTGGTATTTGGCTGTTATGAAATACTTTTGACACTTTTTAACTTTCAGAATTGCGATACACTTTGATGCCTTCATAGCAAAGACACTGTCCTCCTGTATGTGAGCTGCTACAACCCCAGCAGCCCAGGTCTCTCTGACACGCTTTGGAAGGCAGGAGGATGTCATGCCTGGAGACTTCCTAATGAGATTTATCAGTCTTGCGTGCTGGTGTGACACGCGGCCGCCCTGACCGGCGTTAAACCTGCGTGAATATATAATGACTGTTTACATGATACTGTTGCCTGGCACACAACAAAGTACTGGGCAACCAAAAGGACGCTGTTGTGGAGTTCTTCATCAGTCATAATTAGTTGTTGCACATTTCGTATTCACTGCTAGATAAAAGAAGGTCtaatgttttttgttcatattattatatttaaaatgcatgcgATAGATCTTTTTAAATCCATTTGGTTAATTGATTTTCAGGAAGTTACATGGAAGAAAAATCGGTGTGAAGTTCTCTCTCATTAGTTGTTAATATACcgtacattttcagaaaaacacGACAGCCAAATTGTTGTGTTTTCAGTTCCCTTCAGGGAATTTCAGACAACACATTTCCACTGTCAAAATAAACTGCTTGTCATTCAACCAGGGCCATCCTTATCTTCCTGAATTTCTGTAAGTCTATCAGTATCACAGCTGTGCATCTATTTGAGGAAAGAAAAGGATACAAACATCTTCCTTCCTGCCTGGGACACAATGCTATGTTCAGGGCATCTCGTCAGAAGACCTGCGCCATCTCATTTGCGGAGGTCAGCCTCCTCCTTGTGTGCACAGAGCTTCCTCCTGACTCTATTTCCTGGAAGAGGGGGTAAAGTATTTTCTGTTACCCTTTAATAACAAATCCAAGTAAGTGTTACAGTTACTCTTTTTTCCTAGTCTCTTCAGAACTcatgtaaaaaagtaaaaaaaaaaaaaagatacaactTGCATGTATTATAAAGTGTATCAGCAACAGGGTGGGAAGATGACTTAACTCCTCAAGTATTATGGGATACACCCACATAAGCTAGTCGGTTTACAAGACATGGTTaaaggcacaaaatatgcagttaTTCTGTGGTGATGTCCTGCATCCCCGTCACCCCATAACGCCCTCTTACGTAACTACCTTCCTCTCTCCCAGTGCTAGCAGCACTGTTGATAcgttttatataattttatttttgtttggacaacttttgttctctgtggatacaaatacatattttctcCCCTATACTCCACAATTGCAGCTATAACAACTggatacaaatatttaatgggCATATAATTCATgcaatgaaaatgttatttttacaaAGTTATTTC includes these proteins:
- the hddc2 gene encoding HD domain-containing protein 2 — translated: MAANGPAGNTCNMLQFMKLIGQLKRVPRTGWVYRNVKQPESVSDHMYRMSMMAFTITDRNINRDRCMKLALVHDMAECIVGDIAPADNISKAEKHRREKEAMKHLTGLLQEGMRKEIYDLWSEYEEQSSPEAKLVKELDQLEMILQAHEYEQLEQTPGRLQEFFDSTQGRFHHPEVLQLLKSLNEERAGHIATGSKDSQTTDSQCDRPAGTS